The Chryseobacterium aureum genome contains a region encoding:
- a CDS encoding M48 family metalloprotease codes for MHSINAQKINLGKAAGMVSNGAKALTFTNEDAIRLSKESVDWMDKNNPVAGPKDPYTVRLNKLFGKHKAQDGLNLNYKVYKVKDINAFACADGSVRVFSSLMDIMTDNELLAVIGHEIGHVKNQDTKDAMKSAYLKAAALDAASSASNAVAALNESQVGKMANAFLDASHSKKQESEADTYSYNFMKTNKYDVVGAYTAFKKLGLLSEGSTQTNFEKMFNSHPDSNKRAEAIKKKAEKDGLWKDPGTVSLPTAKLTK; via the coding sequence ATGCACTCGATCAACGCACAAAAAATCAACCTTGGTAAAGCCGCCGGAATGGTTTCAAACGGTGCAAAAGCCTTAACATTTACCAACGAAGATGCCATCAGATTATCTAAAGAATCAGTAGATTGGATGGATAAAAATAACCCTGTTGCAGGTCCCAAAGATCCTTATACCGTAAGACTGAACAAACTGTTCGGAAAGCACAAGGCTCAGGACGGGCTCAATTTAAATTATAAAGTTTATAAAGTAAAAGATATCAATGCATTTGCCTGTGCAGACGGAAGTGTACGGGTATTCTCTTCTCTGATGGATATCATGACAGACAATGAATTGCTTGCAGTTATTGGGCATGAAATTGGACACGTGAAAAATCAGGATACAAAAGACGCCATGAAATCTGCTTATCTGAAGGCAGCGGCACTAGATGCTGCGTCATCAGCGTCAAATGCTGTAGCTGCCCTTAATGAAAGCCAGGTTGGGAAAATGGCTAATGCGTTTTTAGATGCTTCACACAGCAAAAAACAGGAATCTGAGGCTGATACCTATTCCTACAATTTCATGAAAACGAATAAATATGATGTGGTAGGGGCGTACACAGCATTCAAAAAGTTAGGTTTGCTTTCAGAAGGAAGTACACAGACGAATTTTGAGAAAATGTTCAATTCTCACCCGGACAGTAATAAAAGAGCAGAAGCTATTAAAAAGAAGGCAGAGAAAGACGGCTTGTGGAAAGATCCAGGAACAGTTTCTTTACCTACAGCAAAACTGACAAAATAA
- a CDS encoding ABC-F family ATP-binding cassette domain-containing protein has translation MLTVSNLSLQFGKRVLFDEVNIMFTKGNCYGIIGANGAGKSTFLKILTGKQDPTTGHVSLEPGKRMSVLEQDHFAYDQYTVLEAVLRGNKKLFEIKEEMDALYAKEDFSDEDGIKAGELGVIYDEMGGWTAESDAQTMLSNVGIKDDMHWQMMSELENKDKVKVLLAQALFGNPDVLILDEPTNDLDIDTISWLEDFLADYENTVIVVSHDRHFLDTVCTHIGDLDYAKLNLYTGNYSFWYQASQLATRQRAQANKKAEEKKKELQDFIARFSSNVAKAKQATARKKMIDKLNIDDIKPSSRRYPAIIFEMEREAGDQILDVKGLEKTKDGELLFSNIDLNLKKGDKVAVLSKNSLAITEFFEILAGNVEADKGTVAWGVTTNQSHMPLDNTNFFQEDLSLVDWLRQFTKNDEERHEEFVRGFLGRMLFSGDEALKSCKVLSGGEKMRCMFSRMMLQKANVLLLDEPTNHLDLESITTLNNSLSNFKGNLLLASHDHEMLSTVCNRIIELTPTGIIDREMTYDEYLADKKVKELREKMYS, from the coding sequence ATGTTAACAGTATCTAACTTATCTTTACAATTCGGGAAAAGAGTTCTTTTTGACGAGGTAAATATTATGTTTACCAAAGGAAACTGCTACGGGATCATCGGAGCAAACGGTGCGGGAAAGTCTACATTCCTTAAAATATTAACAGGAAAGCAAGATCCTACAACAGGGCATGTATCTCTGGAACCAGGGAAAAGAATGTCAGTTTTGGAGCAGGATCACTTTGCTTATGATCAGTATACTGTTCTTGAAGCAGTTTTAAGAGGTAACAAGAAATTATTTGAGATAAAAGAGGAAATGGATGCGTTATACGCAAAAGAAGATTTCTCTGATGAAGACGGAATAAAGGCCGGTGAATTAGGCGTAATTTATGATGAAATGGGAGGATGGACAGCTGAATCTGATGCACAGACTATGCTTTCAAACGTTGGAATCAAAGATGATATGCACTGGCAAATGATGAGTGAGCTTGAGAATAAGGACAAAGTAAAGGTTCTTTTGGCTCAGGCACTTTTCGGAAATCCTGATGTTTTGATTCTGGATGAGCCTACCAACGACCTTGACATTGATACTATTTCATGGCTGGAAGATTTCCTTGCCGATTATGAAAATACGGTAATCGTTGTATCTCACGACCGTCACTTCTTGGATACCGTGTGTACTCACATTGGTGACCTGGATTATGCTAAATTAAACCTTTACACCGGTAACTACTCTTTCTGGTACCAGGCTTCTCAATTGGCAACAAGACAAAGAGCTCAGGCCAACAAGAAAGCTGAAGAGAAGAAAAAGGAACTTCAGGACTTCATTGCAAGATTCAGCTCTAACGTTGCGAAAGCAAAACAGGCTACTGCAAGAAAGAAAATGATTGACAAATTAAATATTGACGATATCAAGCCCTCTTCAAGAAGATATCCTGCTATTATTTTCGAAATGGAAAGAGAGGCAGGAGATCAGATTTTAGATGTAAAAGGTCTTGAGAAAACAAAAGACGGAGAATTACTGTTCTCTAATATTGATTTGAATCTTAAAAAAGGAGACAAAGTAGCTGTACTTTCTAAAAACTCTTTAGCCATTACAGAATTTTTTGAAATTTTAGCAGGCAATGTAGAAGCAGACAAAGGAACCGTTGCATGGGGAGTTACCACTAACCAGTCTCACATGCCTTTGGACAACACGAACTTCTTCCAGGAAGACCTGAGTTTGGTGGACTGGTTGAGACAGTTTACAAAAAATGACGAAGAGCGTCATGAAGAGTTTGTAAGAGGATTCCTGGGAAGAATGCTGTTCTCGGGAGATGAAGCGCTGAAATCTTGTAAAGTACTTTCAGGAGGTGAAAAAATGAGATGTATGTTCAGCAGAATGATGCTTCAGAAAGCTAACGTCCTTTTATTAGACGAACCTACCAACCACTTAGACCTTGAGAGTATTACAACATTGAACAACTCTTTGTCCAATTTCAAAGGAAATCTTTTACTGGCCTCTCATGACCACGAAATGCTTTCAACAGTCTGTAACAGAATCATTGAGCTGACTCCTACCGGAATCATTGACAGAGAAATGACTTATGACGAATACCTTGCTGATAAGAAGGTAAAAGAACTAAGAGAAAAAATGTATTCTTAA
- the smpB gene encoding SsrA-binding protein SmpB, protein MKIEKTVSILNKRARFEYEILEEYEAGMVLTGTEIKSLRSSKASITESFCQFIDGELYIINMMIDEYKLGTFYNHKTKRERKLLLHKKELQKLEKKLKDAGNTIVPLKLYITDRGKAKVLIALGRGKKLFDKREAIKDRENKRNLDRILKKS, encoded by the coding sequence ATGAAGATTGAGAAAACAGTTAGCATATTAAACAAAAGAGCCCGTTTCGAATATGAAATTCTGGAAGAATATGAAGCCGGAATGGTTTTGACGGGTACCGAAATAAAATCTTTACGTTCTTCTAAAGCATCCATCACAGAATCCTTCTGTCAGTTTATTGATGGGGAATTGTACATCATTAATATGATGATTGACGAGTATAAATTAGGAACTTTTTACAATCATAAAACAAAAAGGGAACGGAAATTGCTCTTGCACAAAAAAGAATTGCAAAAACTTGAAAAAAAGTTAAAGGATGCTGGGAACACCATTGTACCTTTAAAATTATATATCACTGACCGAGGTAAAGCAAAGGTGCTGATAGCGCTGGGTAGAGGGAAAAAGCTTTTTGATAAAAGAGAGGCGATAAAAGATAGAGAAAATAAACGGAACCTGGACAGAATATTAAAGAAAAGTTAA
- a CDS encoding OmpA family protein, which translates to MKNLKLGISALALTVASTVFAQTTNNPWLIGVGAHAENHVAARSNFSNTFSANNLTKSMFNVNNFSITPPLSKLTVARNVGKGLVIDWQTTVGNVENKRFNMGKEFFLMTGLGFQAHAAGLLWNEESWFDPYLRVGANYLRHDYTALTFPRTSVDANGNPIEYVSNGKDGNENGKANHFTVATGAGANFWVTKNFGLGVQGDYVSTPGDHSTVANFWQASASILFRFGNRDRDKDGILDKDDLCPDTPGLPEFQGCPDTDGDGVPDKDDQCPEVAGPVENNGCPWPDTDGDGVIDKDDACPTVAGPAENNGCPWPDTDGDGILDKDDACPTVPGLPEYNGCPKPKEVTATDVEKNLKSVYFDFNKATIRPESKGALDTAAEIIKKDGGRFLLVGETDKKGSDAYNLKLSKERAASVVAALDARGVDVNALKSVGIGEQNAKVAESASDAERQADRKVTVRYIGDDSEWNKYQKSDVVAPAKKATKKATKKAPAKKKAAAKKKK; encoded by the coding sequence ATGAAAAATCTAAAATTAGGAATTTCAGCATTGGCGCTTACTGTTGCCTCTACTGTTTTCGCACAGACTACCAACAATCCGTGGTTAATCGGAGTTGGTGCTCATGCAGAAAACCACGTAGCAGCAAGAAGTAACTTCAGTAATACGTTCTCTGCTAACAATTTGACGAAAAGTATGTTCAATGTGAACAACTTCTCTATTACACCTCCATTATCTAAGCTTACAGTTGCTAGAAATGTTGGAAAAGGTTTAGTAATTGACTGGCAGACTACTGTTGGAAATGTTGAAAACAAAAGATTCAACATGGGGAAAGAATTTTTCCTAATGACTGGTCTTGGTTTCCAGGCTCACGCTGCAGGTCTTTTATGGAACGAAGAATCTTGGTTTGATCCATACTTAAGAGTGGGTGCTAACTATTTGAGACATGACTATACGGCTCTTACTTTCCCTAGAACATCTGTTGATGCTAATGGTAATCCAATCGAATATGTATCTAACGGTAAGGATGGTAACGAAAACGGTAAAGCGAATCACTTTACTGTAGCTACAGGTGCTGGTGCTAACTTCTGGGTAACTAAGAACTTCGGTCTTGGTGTTCAGGGAGATTATGTATCAACTCCAGGTGACCACTCTACAGTGGCTAATTTCTGGCAAGCTTCTGCTTCTATCTTATTCAGATTCGGAAACAGAGATAGAGATAAGGATGGTATCCTAGATAAGGATGACCTTTGTCCAGATACTCCAGGTTTACCAGAATTCCAAGGATGTCCTGATACTGACGGTGACGGAGTTCCAGATAAAGACGATCAATGTCCAGAAGTGGCTGGTCCAGTTGAAAACAACGGATGCCCTTGGCCAGATACTGATGGTGACGGTGTAATCGACAAAGATGATGCTTGTCCTACAGTAGCAGGTCCTGCTGAAAACAACGGTTGTCCTTGGCCAGATACAGACGGTGACGGTATCCTAGATAAAGATGATGCTTGTCCTACTGTTCCAGGTCTTCCAGAATACAACGGATGTCCTAAACCAAAAGAAGTAACAGCTACTGACGTTGAAAAGAACCTTAAGAGTGTATACTTTGATTTCAACAAAGCTACTATCAGACCTGAATCTAAAGGAGCTTTAGATACTGCTGCTGAAATCATCAAGAAAGATGGTGGTAGATTCCTATTAGTTGGGGAAACTGACAAAAAAGGAAGTGATGCTTACAACTTGAAATTATCTAAAGAAAGAGCTGCTTCTGTAGTTGCTGCTTTAGATGCTAGAGGTGTAGATGTTAACGCATTGAAATCAGTTGGTATTGGAGAACAAAACGCTAAAGTTGCAGAATCTGCATCTGATGCTGAAAGACAAGCTGATAGAAAAGTAACTGTTAGATACATTGGTGATGACAGTGAATGGAACAAATATCAAAAATCTGATGTTGTTGCTCCAGCAAAAAAAGCTACTAAAAAAGCTACTAAAAAAGCTCCAGCTAAGAAAAAAGCTGCTGCTAAAAAGAAAAAATAA
- a CDS encoding YebC/PmpR family DNA-binding transcriptional regulator, which produces MGRAFEYRKASKMARWDKMAKTFSKIGKDIALAVKAGGTDPESNPALRRCIQNAKGANMPKDNVERAIKKASGADAENYEEVTYEGYGQGGVAFFVECTTNNTTRTVANVRAVFNKFDGNLGKNGELAFIFDRKGIFTIDLAQIKMDWDDFEMEMIDGGAEDVEKDEEEVMITTAFEDFGSLSHKLDDLGIEAKSAELQRIPNNTKEVNAEQFKANMKMLERFEEDDDVQNVYHNMEITEELMDSL; this is translated from the coding sequence ATGGGAAGAGCATTTGAATATAGAAAAGCTTCTAAAATGGCCAGATGGGACAAGATGGCCAAAACATTCTCTAAAATAGGAAAGGACATTGCATTGGCTGTAAAAGCTGGTGGAACAGATCCTGAATCTAATCCCGCGTTGAGAAGATGCATCCAGAATGCCAAAGGGGCTAATATGCCTAAAGATAACGTAGAAAGAGCAATTAAGAAAGCGAGCGGTGCAGATGCAGAGAACTACGAAGAAGTTACTTACGAAGGTTATGGACAAGGCGGCGTTGCATTTTTTGTTGAATGTACTACCAACAACACAACAAGAACTGTAGCTAATGTAAGAGCGGTTTTCAACAAGTTTGACGGTAACCTTGGTAAAAATGGTGAACTCGCATTTATCTTCGACAGAAAAGGAATTTTCACCATCGATTTGGCTCAGATTAAAATGGATTGGGATGATTTCGAAATGGAAATGATTGACGGTGGTGCAGAAGATGTGGAAAAAGACGAAGAAGAAGTAATGATTACAACTGCTTTTGAAGATTTCGGGTCTTTATCTCACAAGCTGGATGATCTGGGAATTGAAGCTAAAAGTGCGGAACTTCAAAGAATTCCAAACAATACGAAAGAAGTAAACGCAGAACAGTTCAAAGCGAATATGAAAATGCTTGAGCGTTTCGAAGAGGATGATGACGTTCAAAACGTTTATCACAACATGGAAATCACAGAAGAGCTGATGGACTCTTTATAA
- a CDS encoding UDP-2,3-diacylglucosamine diphosphatase, translating into MKRNVELVVISDVHLGTYGCKAKELLRYLNSIQPKTLVLNGDIIDIWQFKKSYFPKPHLKVIRKILSLATKNTDVYYITGNHDEMFRKFTDFELGKLKVCNKVCLTIDQKKAWIFHGDVFDASVQHSKWIAKLGGKGYDLLIIINNVVNWFLEKMGKEKYSFSKKIKNNVKKAVKYIGDFELTASELAIDNQYDYVVCGHIHQPQIREVTNKKGACTYLNSGDWIENLSALEYHDKEWKIFYYDEHKHVLKDDEVEEIPEMDNSALLKIVTNFS; encoded by the coding sequence ATGAAAAGAAACGTTGAATTAGTTGTTATATCGGATGTTCATTTGGGAACTTATGGATGTAAGGCTAAAGAATTGTTGAGATATCTCAATTCTATCCAGCCTAAAACTTTAGTTTTAAACGGTGATATTATTGATATCTGGCAGTTTAAAAAGTCTTACTTCCCTAAACCTCATTTGAAAGTAATCAGAAAGATTCTTTCATTAGCCACAAAGAACACAGATGTGTATTACATTACGGGCAATCATGATGAAATGTTCCGTAAGTTCACAGATTTTGAGCTGGGAAAACTTAAAGTCTGTAATAAAGTCTGTCTGACTATCGATCAGAAAAAAGCCTGGATATTTCACGGTGATGTTTTCGACGCATCCGTCCAGCATTCCAAATGGATCGCCAAACTTGGCGGAAAAGGGTACGATCTTCTTATTATCATCAATAATGTTGTAAATTGGTTCTTAGAAAAAATGGGTAAAGAGAAATATTCATTTTCCAAAAAGATCAAAAACAATGTGAAAAAAGCAGTAAAATATATCGGAGACTTTGAACTTACCGCTTCTGAGCTGGCTATTGACAATCAGTATGACTATGTGGTGTGCGGGCACATTCATCAGCCGCAGATTCGTGAAGTGACCAATAAAAAAGGAGCCTGTACTTATCTGAATTCCGGAGACTGGATTGAAAATCTGTCTGCCTTGGAATACCATGATAAAGAATGGAAGATTTTTTATTATGATGAACATAAACACGTGCTGAAAGATGATGAAGTGGAAGAGATCCCTGAAATGGATAATTCTGCTCTTTTAAAAATTGTAACCAACTTTTCCTAA
- a CDS encoding glycosyltransferase family protein — translation MKILYAFQGTGNGHVARAQEIIPILKKHASVDTLISGHQSQLKADFDINFQYRGISLLYNKTGGLSYRKTFTENKFFQAAKTIRELELSQYDLIINDYEPLTGWASKLKKLPMIELSHQASMSFPETPKPKKKDFLGEMILKYYVPSDRKIGFHFENYHANIKKPVIRRKIRNLNPYKQGYYLVYLPSFADENIIKVLRKIPVEWKVFSKYSKVQVKVKNVEVFPIDEKQYLKYFEGCDGILCNAGFESPAEALFMDKKLFVIPIHNQYEQECNACALDKMGIPNSKVLNLQEIMEWVASEHHLKVDYPDDIEDILLNEVLIL, via the coding sequence ATGAAAATTCTGTATGCATTCCAGGGTACTGGAAACGGGCATGTTGCCAGAGCACAGGAAATTATTCCTATTCTTAAAAAACACGCATCTGTTGATACATTGATCAGTGGACACCAGTCTCAATTAAAGGCTGATTTCGATATTAATTTTCAATACAGGGGTATTTCCCTTCTTTATAACAAAACAGGCGGCTTATCCTACCGGAAAACATTTACGGAAAATAAATTCTTCCAAGCTGCCAAAACCATCAGGGAATTAGAGCTTTCACAATATGATTTGATTATTAATGATTATGAACCATTGACGGGCTGGGCTTCTAAACTGAAAAAACTTCCGATGATAGAACTGAGCCATCAGGCGTCTATGAGTTTTCCGGAAACTCCAAAACCAAAGAAGAAAGATTTTTTGGGGGAGATGATTTTAAAATATTATGTGCCCAGTGATAGGAAAATAGGCTTTCATTTTGAAAATTATCATGCAAATATCAAAAAACCGGTAATCAGAAGAAAGATCAGAAATCTGAATCCTTACAAGCAAGGGTATTATCTTGTCTATCTTCCCAGTTTTGCCGATGAGAATATCATTAAGGTTTTAAGGAAAATTCCTGTGGAATGGAAAGTATTTTCAAAATACAGCAAAGTACAGGTGAAAGTGAAAAATGTGGAAGTATTTCCTATTGATGAAAAGCAGTATCTGAAATATTTTGAAGGCTGTGACGGAATTTTGTGCAATGCAGGCTTTGAAAGTCCGGCAGAAGCATTATTTATGGATAAAAAACTATTTGTAATTCCTATCCATAATCAGTATGAGCAGGAATGCAATGCATGTGCTCTTGATAAAATGGGGATACCCAATTCAAAGGTGTTAAATCTTCAGGAAATAATGGAGTGGGTAGCTTCTGAACATCATCTTAAAGTAGATTATCCAGACGATATTGAAGATATCCTGTTGAACGAAGTTTTAATTCTTTAA
- a CDS encoding GNAT family N-acetyltransferase, with protein sequence MKFENHKSGNGGVLTLNNETKEVGRLTYTIFPEDHKFIISFVLVHPEFEGRGMGKYLVEEAIRFARENNWKVYPHCSYARSVMMRMSDVDDIFLKN encoded by the coding sequence ATGAAATTTGAAAACCATAAATCCGGAAACGGTGGAGTTCTTACTTTAAATAATGAAACAAAAGAAGTAGGAAGACTTACTTATACTATTTTCCCGGAAGATCATAAATTTATTATTTCTTTTGTATTGGTACACCCGGAATTTGAAGGCAGGGGAATGGGAAAATATTTAGTGGAAGAAGCCATCAGATTTGCAAGAGAAAACAACTGGAAAGTATACCCGCACTGTTCCTATGCAAGATCTGTGATGATGAGAATGAGTGATGTGGATGATATTTTTTTAAAGAATTAA
- a CDS encoding RDD family protein, whose translation MSQIAINTSQNVNINFTIASVGERMLAFIIDLLIRIAYVVITLYLFFSIFDLGYLLNGLDDWSIRAVYLILTFPIYIYPLVLESLMEGQTPGKKLMKIKVVKIDGYQASFADYMIRWVFRIVDVSFAGVIGLISMIVSKNNQRLGDLASGTAVISLKNNINISHTILENIHENYVPSFPQVIALSDNDMRIIKDNYTKALKVDDRQIISKLSDKIKSILKLEIDPTKMTERQFINVIIKDYNYYTGKDN comes from the coding sequence ATGTCTCAAATTGCGATAAATACCTCACAAAATGTAAATATTAATTTTACTATTGCCAGCGTAGGTGAAAGGATGCTTGCCTTTATTATTGATCTGCTGATCAGGATTGCTTATGTGGTGATTACCCTGTACCTGTTCTTCAGTATTTTCGATTTGGGATACCTGTTAAACGGCCTTGATGACTGGTCCATACGTGCTGTATACCTTATTCTTACCTTTCCTATCTATATTTATCCTCTGGTATTGGAAAGCCTTATGGAAGGGCAGACTCCCGGTAAAAAACTCATGAAGATAAAAGTAGTGAAGATTGATGGTTACCAGGCCAGTTTCGCAGATTACATGATCCGTTGGGTTTTCAGAATTGTAGATGTTTCATTTGCCGGGGTGATAGGGCTTATTTCTATGATTGTTTCTAAAAACAACCAGCGTCTGGGGGATCTTGCTTCCGGAACTGCTGTGATTTCCCTGAAAAATAATATCAATATCTCTCATACCATCCTGGAGAATATCCATGAAAATTACGTTCCTTCTTTCCCTCAGGTAATTGCTTTGAGTGATAATGATATGAGAATTATTAAAGATAACTACACAAAGGCACTAAAAGTAGATGACCGCCAGATCATCAGTAAACTGTCTGATAAAATAAAAAGTATTCTGAAACTGGAAATAGATCCTACTAAAATGACGGAAAGACAGTTTATCAATGTAATTATCAAAGATTACAATTACTATACAGGAAAAGACAATTAG
- a CDS encoding stage II sporulation protein M yields the protein MREVYFIKQNKEKWLGIEQVIQGKIKKNPDDLSSLYITLINDLSFAQTYYPKSNTTIYLNHLSAQIFQKIYKTKRVEENRLVYFFKTEVPLLMYQYRRYLVYAFLFFILFTSIGVLSAIYDKDFVNIILGEGYVNETVENIKNNNAVGVYQSGSTWGSTIGIIFNNIQVGAKLYIYGIAGGVGTLFALLSNSVMLGSFQYFFYDYGALKESARGIWLHGVFEIFAMVVEAMCGLILGASILFPRTFSRFNSFKKGFKDSFKIFLSTVPFTICAGIIEGYVTRHALKMPLFLNLIIIFGSLAIIGFYYFVYPSVVYKKTNKHIHDTIL from the coding sequence ATGAGAGAAGTTTATTTCATTAAACAAAATAAAGAAAAATGGTTGGGAATCGAACAGGTTATTCAAGGGAAAATAAAAAAAAATCCTGATGACCTGTCTTCGCTGTATATTACCCTGATCAATGATCTTTCTTTTGCCCAGACTTATTATCCCAAAAGCAATACCACCATTTATCTGAATCATTTATCTGCCCAGATTTTTCAGAAGATTTATAAAACAAAAAGGGTAGAGGAGAACAGGCTGGTATATTTTTTCAAAACAGAGGTTCCTTTGCTGATGTATCAGTACCGGAGGTACCTGGTGTATGCATTTCTTTTTTTTATTTTATTTACCTCCATAGGAGTGCTTTCTGCAATATATGATAAAGATTTTGTGAATATTATTCTGGGGGAAGGATATGTGAATGAAACTGTTGAAAACATAAAAAATAATAACGCTGTAGGGGTTTATCAGAGTGGAAGTACCTGGGGAAGCACCATCGGGATTATTTTTAATAATATTCAGGTTGGGGCCAAATTATATATTTATGGCATTGCAGGAGGCGTGGGCACTTTGTTTGCTTTGCTTTCCAATAGTGTGATGCTGGGATCTTTTCAATATTTTTTCTATGATTACGGAGCATTGAAAGAGAGCGCAAGAGGAATATGGCTTCACGGAGTTTTTGAAATTTTTGCCATGGTGGTGGAAGCGATGTGCGGATTGATTCTTGGAGCTTCTATTTTGTTTCCGAGAACGTTTTCAAGGTTTAATTCTTTTAAAAAAGGATTTAAAGATTCATTTAAAATATTTTTAAGCACTGTTCCTTTCACTATTTGTGCAGGGATTATAGAAGGTTACGTTACAAGGCATGCTTTGAAGATGCCTCTGTTCCTGAACCTGATCATTATCTTTGGCTCATTGGCAATCATAGGGTTTTACTATTTTGTATATCCATCTGTTGTCTACAAAAAAACTAATAAACACATTCATGATACAATTTTATAA
- a CDS encoding DUF4013 domain-containing protein — protein sequence MIQFYKKRDFGTFISDSFNFFKLYGKNYFKNYILINGLLLILMVAVMVFGYKELFSQIFGSNLGGETYYFEQYFSENSGMLITVGLLTFLLLMLLMIVNYLYPVFYLKRIAQGAEKIKADEILSDFKNNAGRIGKLCLGMIFIVTPAVLFVVGFSYILIFIIIGLFLILLLYPTIFNFTTFLMYDYFNADRGFWGSLSYALRSQFSYPNGSEKSPYWKYWGAAFVMFIIIYMITSVFTFIPMIFFYGSLLTSTPDGNFEQNPFAGTAGVLFFVFYGISMLLSFFLSNLMYVNAGLMYYDSRTDLHQKVELAEIDTIGINE from the coding sequence ATGATACAATTTTATAAAAAAAGAGATTTTGGAACTTTCATCAGTGACAGTTTCAATTTTTTCAAATTATACGGGAAGAATTATTTCAAAAACTACATTCTGATCAATGGGTTACTTTTGATCTTAATGGTGGCGGTGATGGTGTTCGGGTATAAAGAACTTTTTTCGCAGATATTCGGATCCAATCTTGGAGGGGAAACCTATTATTTTGAACAATATTTTTCAGAAAATTCAGGAATGCTGATCACGGTAGGATTGCTTACTTTCCTGCTTCTCATGCTTCTGATGATTGTCAATTACCTGTATCCTGTTTTTTATTTAAAAAGAATCGCGCAGGGTGCAGAAAAGATAAAAGCGGATGAAATTCTAAGCGATTTTAAAAACAATGCCGGAAGAATCGGTAAACTGTGCCTGGGGATGATCTTTATTGTTACTCCGGCCGTTTTATTTGTGGTAGGTTTTTCTTATATTCTTATTTTTATTATTATCGGATTATTTCTGATCCTGCTGCTTTATCCAACGATATTTAATTTTACGACGTTTCTGATGTATGATTATTTTAATGCAGACAGAGGGTTTTGGGGAAGCTTGAGCTATGCTTTGCGTTCACAGTTTTCTTACCCGAATGGCAGTGAGAAATCACCATACTGGAAATATTGGGGTGCTGCATTTGTGATGTTTATTATTATTTATATGATAACATCTGTATTCACATTTATCCCGATGATATTCTTTTACGGATCACTCCTTACCTCTACACCGGATGGGAATTTTGAGCAGAATCCTTTTGCCGGAACTGCGGGTGTTCTGTTTTTTGTTTTTTACGGAATATCAATGTTGCTGTCATTTTTTCTTTCAAACCTGATGTATGTGAATGCAGGGCTGATGTATTACGACAGCAGAACAGATCTTCACCAGAAAGTAGAATTGGCAGAAATAGATACGATTGGAATTAATGAATAA